The sequence below is a genomic window from Poseidonibacter antarcticus.
CTTTATTACAAAACACAAGTTTATACCATTTTTATTGGCATTGATGTGTATAGTTTTCCAGTAGCATCAAATATAGCATTTGGAACTGCTGCTAAGATTGGAGGAGTTCCAGGTTCACCAATACCACCAATTTTCTCACCAGAATTTATAATGCTTACTTCAATATCAGGAACATCCGAAATTCTTGTTACTGTATAATCATAGAAGTTACTTTGAACTGTTGCACCATCTTTTATAGTAATCTCACTACTTAAAAGAGTGGCTAAACCAAAGTTAATCCCACTAATCATTTGATTTTCAACATTTTGAGGGTTAAATGCAAATCCACAATCAATAGAACACCAAACTTTTTCAACTTTATAGTCATTTTTTGTAACACGTACTTTTGCAATTTGAGCACAGATAGAACCAAATGATTTAACTATGGCTACACCATAACCTACATTTTTCTCTATCTTTCTATTTTTCCAATCAGCTTTAGAAGCTACATCATCAAGTAAATTAATAAACCTTTTATCTGTTAACATACTCTTTCTATATTCGATTGGATCTTTTTTAGCTATATGTGCTGCTTGATCAATACTACACTCTAATGTTTGTGCTGATTGGGTATGTCCAACTGATCTCCACCAAAGAACAGGAATTGGAGATTCCATAATATATGCTTGCATATCGTGGTTGTCTATACTATAAGGATGATCTACTAAACCTTCTTTTTGTGCTCCATCAACACCATTTGCATAAGCAAATGCAAAAGGTGAACCTTTAAAAATAGATTGGCTAACAACTTTTGCATCAAATGCAGTAATATCTCCATTATCGTCAAGTGATAATTTAACTTTATTTTTATATTTTGGTCTATAACTTCCAAGTTTAATATCATCTTCTCTTGTCCATAAAGTCATGATAGGATAACCCTCATCTTTAGCTACAAAAAGCCCTTCTAAAACAAAGTCAAGATTAATAGCACCACGTCTTCCAAATGCACCACCTAAAAATGGCGTGTGATAAGTAATATTTTCTGGTTTGGTACCTAATACTTTCATTATTGCACCAAAGGCAAGTGTTTGTGACTGAGCAGTTGACCAAACAGTTGCTTTATTTTTATCATGATGTGCTACAAAATCTAAAGGTTCCATTGCAGCATGTGCTAAGAATGGAAAATCATAATCTAGTTCTATAGTATTTTTAGCTTCTTTAAATGCTTTTACACTATCTCCATCTTTTCTCATAGATGCCCCATCTTTTTCCATGGCTAAAGCATATTCTTTATCCATATCAGAAGTACTTACTTTTGCAAATTCTCCTAAGTCCCATTCAACTGTTATATCTTTCAGTGCTTCTTTTGCAACAAACCATGTATCCGCAATAACTGCTATTCCTGAGGGTATTTGTTTTACTTTAATTACTCCATCTCTTTTCTCTGCTTTCTTTGCATCAAAACTTTTAACTTTTGAGCCAAAAACACTTGGGTGTAAAACTGCTGCGTATTTCATACCTTCAACTCTAACATCTAATCCAAATTCAGCTTTTCCAGTAACTTTTGCCCAAGCCTCTTTTGGGTGTCTAGAGTGAGCTTTTCCTACAATTTTACAATCTTTTAAATCTTTTATTTTAGGGTCATTTGGAACCTTTATAGAGGCTAAATCAGCTATTAATTCTCCAAAAGTAAATTCTTCTTTTGTTTTTTTATTGATAACTTTTGAGTTTTTTGTTTCAACATCGTAAGTTCTTACTTTCCATTTTTTTGAAGCTACTTCTTTTATCATAATATTTAATGCTGCACCAATCTTTCTCATCTCTAATTGTTTTGCCCAAATAGAAGAAGAACCACCTGTAATCATAAGAGGTCCCCATACGTGATTGTATACAGGAGCTACAGGAGCAGCTTTTATATTTATTTCTTCCCAATCTACATTTAACTCTTCTGCAATACACATAGCTAGTGTTGTATATGTACCTTGTCCCATTTCAACTTGTCCCATAATAAAATTAATTGTATTATCAGAACTAATTTCAACAAAAGAGTTTGGTTGTAAAACTTTTTCTTTAGCTTTTGCATCAGAGGCTCTAGTTTTAGTTGGAATATAAAATCCAATAACAAAAGCTGAAGCTGCAACTGAACTTGTTTTTAAAAATTCTCTTCTTTCCATCTTACACCTCTACTGTTGCAGCTTTAATAGCTGTTTTAATTTTGTTATATGTTCCACATCTACAAATATTACCATTCATTGCTGATATGATTTCATCATCACTTGGTTTACTGTTTGCTTTTAAAAGACCTGAAGCATTCATGATTTGTCCTGATTGACAATATCCACATTGAACTACATCTTCTTGAACCCAGAACTTCTGTAATTTTTGAACTGTTTTATCGCTATTTGTTGCAATTGTTGTAATTTTTTTATTGTTAATCGTGTTAATTGGTGTGATACAACTTCTAGTGGCAACGCCATCTACAAGTACTGTACATGCTCCACATTGTCCAACACCACAGCCAAACTTTGTTCCTGTCAAATTTAAATGATCTCTTAAAGCCCAAAGCAATGGAGTCTCTGGGTTAATAGTTAAATCATAACTTTTTTTATCAATAGTTATTTTTGTAGACATTTTATTTCCTTGTATTAATACTCTTAAACTATACTGATAAGTCTAGTAGAAGAAAGCTTGTGTTTTTATTAAACTACACTACTTAGTTTAGTTATAAATTAGTTCACTTTTGATACAATGATTTATGAAAAGAAACAGACCCCTTAATCTAGAGAAAAGAAAAGCTATCTTAAAAGCTTCAATACAAGAGTTTTATAAAAATGGATTTGAAGGCTCAAGTATGGATAACATATCAAAAGAAGCCAATGTTTCCAAAGCAACTGTATACAATCATTTTAAAAATAAAGAAGAACTATTTTTAGAAATAGCCAATATATTAAAGCTCAGAATGGATGAGAGTTTTACATATTCTTACGATAAAAATCAGAATATTGATAACCAACTTATGGATATGGCTAGAAAAGAGTTAGATTTTTTATCCTGCGAAGAAAATATCACCTTAATACAAATTGTAACCGTTGTAATGATTCAAAAAAATGATGTTGGAGAAAAACTTTTATCTCAAATGAGCGAAAACTGTATGTTAATGGCATCACAATGGTTTGAAGAAGCTAAAAAAGATAATAAGTTAGATTTTGAAAGCAGCTCTTTTTTATCAACACAATTTATAGGAATGATAAAATCTTTTGCTTTTTATCCCCAACTTTATGGCGCACCAATACTGTCTAAAAAAGAAGGTGAAGAAGTAATTAAAGCTGCTGTTCATATGATAACAAGCACTTATGGTAAATAGTATATTTATTTATAGCTTTGAACTCACATTGGATATTTGGAGCTATCTTATAAAGACCAATTCCAGCACCTTTATCCTGAGTATCTCTCCCAATACGTCTAAACTCTATATATCTTTTTTTAATCCCAGCTACATCAAGTTCTTTTATATCAGACATTCTTGATTCTATCTTCTCTTTATCTTGAGTTACTTTTTTAGAACCAGCAGGTCTAATGTCTTTAAAATGTAAGTCATGTGATTTTGTGTAGTTCATTATGTTTTGAGTAAGTTCGACTTAATAGAAGATATGCCACTTTATATGCCATATCTTACAGGTTGTTGAACAGTTTATAAATATTTTTATAATTCAACTTTTGAACAATTTATTTATCATTTTTTTTGTAGCTAGATCATCAATATTAAATTATAAATCATCAATATTAAATTA
It includes:
- a CDS encoding TetR/AcrR family transcriptional regulator, which encodes MKRNRPLNLEKRKAILKASIQEFYKNGFEGSSMDNISKEANVSKATVYNHFKNKEELFLEIANILKLRMDESFTYSYDKNQNIDNQLMDMARKELDFLSCEENITLIQIVTVVMIQKNDVGEKLLSQMSENCMLMASQWFEEAKKDNKLDFESSSFLSTQFIGMIKSFAFYPQLYGAPILSKKEGEEVIKAAVHMITSTYGK
- a CDS encoding (2Fe-2S)-binding protein, which encodes MSTKITIDKKSYDLTINPETPLLWALRDHLNLTGTKFGCGVGQCGACTVLVDGVATRSCITPINTINNKKITTIATNSDKTVQKLQKFWVQEDVVQCGYCQSGQIMNASGLLKANSKPSDDEIISAMNGNICRCGTYNKIKTAIKAATVEV
- a CDS encoding xanthine dehydrogenase family protein molybdopterin-binding subunit, whose product is MERREFLKTSSVAASAFVIGFYIPTKTRASDAKAKEKVLQPNSFVEISSDNTINFIMGQVEMGQGTYTTLAMCIAEELNVDWEEINIKAAPVAPVYNHVWGPLMITGGSSSIWAKQLEMRKIGAALNIMIKEVASKKWKVRTYDVETKNSKVINKKTKEEFTFGELIADLASIKVPNDPKIKDLKDCKIVGKAHSRHPKEAWAKVTGKAEFGLDVRVEGMKYAAVLHPSVFGSKVKSFDAKKAEKRDGVIKVKQIPSGIAVIADTWFVAKEALKDITVEWDLGEFAKVSTSDMDKEYALAMEKDGASMRKDGDSVKAFKEAKNTIELDYDFPFLAHAAMEPLDFVAHHDKNKATVWSTAQSQTLAFGAIMKVLGTKPENITYHTPFLGGAFGRRGAINLDFVLEGLFVAKDEGYPIMTLWTREDDIKLGSYRPKYKNKVKLSLDDNGDITAFDAKVVSQSIFKGSPFAFAYANGVDGAQKEGLVDHPYSIDNHDMQAYIMESPIPVLWWRSVGHTQSAQTLECSIDQAAHIAKKDPIEYRKSMLTDKRFINLLDDVASKADWKNRKIEKNVGYGVAIVKSFGSICAQIAKVRVTKNDYKVEKVWCSIDCGFAFNPQNVENQMISGINFGLATLLSSEITIKDGATVQSNFYDYTVTRISDVPDIEVSIINSGEKIGGIGEPGTPPILAAVPNAIFDATGKLYTSMPIKMV
- a CDS encoding DUF6272 family protein; translation: MNYTKSHDLHFKDIRPAGSKKVTQDKEKIESRMSDIKELDVAGIKKRYIEFRRIGRDTQDKGAGIGLYKIAPNIQCEFKAINKYTIYHKCLLSYEQQL